One window of Candidatus Tiamatella incendiivivens genomic DNA carries:
- a CDS encoding MmgE/PrpD family protein, with protein MSLNLAERIARWAYELNYDQLPADVVEEAKKRVLDGFAVSLGAFYETPPSIARSYAAYTTSSKYPVSIWGTLLKSTPDHAVFANGCAIRYFDFNDTYLSKEALHPSDNIPAIMAAAEIVGASGRKVIEGIVAAYEVAGRLADAYSIRGKGWDHVTYIAVSSAVGAGKVLGLNVKQLTNAINIALTTNNALRQTRAGELSMWKGCAAANSARNGVFAAILAWKGMTGPSPVFEGEFGFFNVALNDDKFDLPVMGGENGASFKMLETSIKYWPVEYHAMSAVDAALKLRRKIPGFDPSKIKKILVKTFDVAYKIIVKDPEKWDPKTRETADHSMPYIIAAALIDGHVWLDTFSNERILAQDVRELLSKMTVEVDEEHDKIYPRGIKNTVIIETDDGSIYEESSTYPPGHFMNKLDRKGVEEKFSKLVKDKLDPIDAEKVIYRVWDLENIEDMSLLLRYLSVEK; from the coding sequence ATGTCCTTGAATTTGGCGGAAAGAATAGCTAGATGGGCATATGAGTTAAACTATGACCAATTGCCTGCAGATGTAGTTGAAGAAGCCAAAAAGAGGGTTCTCGATGGTTTTGCAGTCTCATTAGGAGCATTTTATGAGACACCGCCAAGTATAGCGAGAAGCTATGCTGCATATACAACTAGTTCAAAGTATCCAGTGTCGATCTGGGGTACTCTTCTGAAATCTACGCCTGATCATGCGGTATTTGCAAATGGTTGTGCTATTCGATACTTCGATTTCAACGATACCTATCTTAGTAAGGAGGCATTACATCCTAGTGACAATATACCGGCAATCATGGCAGCAGCAGAGATTGTGGGAGCCTCGGGAAGAAAAGTAATTGAAGGAATCGTGGCTGCTTACGAGGTGGCAGGAAGACTTGCGGATGCCTATAGTATCAGGGGCAAAGGATGGGATCATGTGACATATATAGCAGTTAGTAGTGCGGTTGGAGCAGGCAAAGTCTTAGGTTTGAATGTTAAACAGTTAACTAATGCTATAAACATAGCTTTAACTACGAATAACGCGTTAAGGCAAACGAGAGCGGGAGAACTCAGTATGTGGAAAGGCTGTGCTGCAGCAAACTCAGCTAGAAATGGGGTTTTTGCAGCCATACTTGCATGGAAAGGAATGACTGGACCAAGCCCGGTGTTTGAAGGAGAATTCGGGTTCTTCAATGTTGCATTGAATGATGACAAGTTTGACCTACCAGTAATGGGAGGAGAAAACGGAGCTTCTTTCAAAATGTTAGAGACCAGTATAAAGTATTGGCCTGTTGAATACCATGCAATGAGTGCGGTAGATGCTGCTCTCAAGCTAAGAAGGAAGATACCTGGTTTTGATCCGTCTAAAATAAAGAAGATCCTTGTGAAAACATTTGATGTTGCATATAAGATAATAGTAAAAGATCCAGAGAAATGGGATCCAAAGACTCGTGAAACTGCAGATCACAGTATGCCTTATATTATAGCTGCTGCACTAATAGACGGTCATGTATGGTTGGACACGTTCAGTAATGAAAGAATTCTAGCACAGGATGTAAGAGAATTACTCTCAAAAATGACTGTAGAAGTAGACGAAGAGCATGACAAGATTTACCCTAGAGGTATCAAAAACACGGTAATTATAGAAACGGATGACGGTTCAATATATGAGGAATCAAGTACCTATCCTCCAGGACACTTTATGAATAAGCTTGATAGAAAAGGTGTTGAAGAGAAGTTCTCGAAGCTCGTTAAAGATAAACTAGATCCTATAGATGCAGAAAAGGTGATCTATCGAGTATGGGATTTAGAGAATATAGAAGATATGTCATTATTGTTGAGGTATCTATCTGTAGAGAAATGA
- a CDS encoding rhomboid family intramembrane serine protease, with the protein MMPVSDENLPFQRRAIVNIVIILLNILIFLIGMLAPYLLVPGANSYNDVIESLGLKPANIVAGVALWTIFTSMFLHAGWVHLLGNMLYLYIFGDNVESLMGSVRYLVFYLVAGLGATLFHIFSLLFIPTEALLNTQLASGTNPWMIPAIGASGAISGVLGVYALTMPFARIRALTFIGFIPIPLDFPAIVYIGIWFVYQLLLGVSTLLTGTLYGVAFWAHIGGFVTGIALFPLFVDKQRLNLYKHWLLRWMYHYY; encoded by the coding sequence ATGATGCCAGTATCAGATGAAAACCTGCCTTTCCAGCGGAGGGCAATAGTTAATATAGTAATCATATTACTGAACATTCTCATATTCTTAATAGGAATGCTTGCCCCTTATCTTCTTGTACCAGGTGCTAATAGCTACAATGATGTAATAGAGTCGCTGGGTTTGAAACCAGCGAATATAGTTGCTGGAGTCGCTCTTTGGACCATTTTTACATCAATGTTTCTTCACGCTGGATGGGTTCACCTGCTGGGAAATATGCTATATCTATATATATTCGGCGATAATGTTGAAAGCTTGATGGGTTCGGTAAGGTATCTAGTATTCTATCTTGTAGCCGGTCTTGGAGCTACGCTTTTCCATATTTTTAGTCTATTATTTATTCCCACAGAAGCACTCCTAAACACGCAGTTGGCATCGGGAACTAATCCGTGGATGATCCCTGCTATAGGAGCTTCAGGGGCTATATCCGGAGTTCTAGGAGTCTATGCTTTAACAATGCCTTTTGCAAGGATAAGGGCCTTGACATTCATAGGGTTTATACCGATTCCACTAGACTTCCCCGCCATTGTCTATATAGGGATATGGTTTGTTTATCAGCTACTTTTAGGGGTATCAACCTTGTTAACCGGAACACTTTATGGCGTGGCTTTCTGGGCTCACATAGGAGGATTTGTAACAGGTATAGCTCTATTCCCACTGTTTGTTGATAAACAAAGACTGAACCTGTATAAGCATTGGCTGTTACGCTGGATGTATCATTACTACTAA
- the cyoE gene encoding heme o synthase, with the protein MVIIGRIKSIIEMTKPLQTMLLMITMIGGYLAAGGNSIWTVIILLLAGYTSIGGTTVLNMYLERDIDSVMNRTMKRPLPSGRVGGIETVASSLILLSISVYLSQLINSYVLLAVLAGVYFDILIYTNLVKRKTPYNIILGGIAGAMPSLGGWAAATGVISLGGLLLSFAVMLWIPLHIWILAYYLKDEYARAQVPMFPVISSPIKTATYIKAALYTLIVNIALFMFTQGYGIIAFAFTTILIIRALKMLDNFKADPNKATAFKLYKFASPIVGTLFILLPIDYWLKSYELLLFKVF; encoded by the coding sequence GTGGTGATAATTGGTAGGATTAAGAGCATCATAGAAATGACTAAACCCTTGCAGACAATGTTACTTATGATAACAATGATAGGAGGATACTTAGCTGCTGGTGGAAACAGCATCTGGACTGTTATCATTCTTCTATTAGCTGGATATACAAGTATAGGAGGCACTACAGTGCTCAACATGTACCTTGAACGAGATATTGATTCTGTTATGAATAGAACAATGAAAAGGCCTTTGCCCTCCGGTAGAGTAGGTGGGATAGAAACCGTTGCATCCTCTTTAATTCTGCTATCCATTAGCGTTTACTTGTCCCAATTGATAAATTCGTATGTTCTTTTGGCTGTTTTAGCTGGAGTATACTTTGACATTCTAATATATACAAACCTAGTTAAGAGAAAAACACCTTACAATATTATACTAGGAGGCATTGCTGGGGCTATGCCCTCTCTTGGAGGATGGGCTGCTGCAACAGGAGTTATAAGTCTTGGAGGTCTTCTACTATCCTTTGCAGTTATGTTATGGATACCTCTCCATATATGGATATTAGCTTATTACCTGAAGGATGAATATGCAAGAGCACAGGTCCCTATGTTCCCCGTGATTTCCTCTCCCATTAAAACTGCAACCTATATTAAAGCGGCCCTATATACTTTGATAGTTAACATAGCTTTGTTCATGTTCACACAAGGCTATGGAATAATAGCATTCGCGTTTACAACAATCCTTATCATTAGAGCCCTTAAAATGCTTGACAATTTCAAGGCAGACCCTAATAAAGCAACTGCATTTAAATTATACAAGTTTGCTAGCCCAATAGTTGGAACTTTGTTTATACTGCTACCGATAGATTATTGGCTTAAGAGCTATGAGCTTCTTCTTTTCAAAGTGTTTTGA
- the moaA gene encoding GTP 3',8-cyclase MoaA — translation MIDNFGRPLLNLRVIVTDECNYRCLFCHIEGEPLDSPIPPGMAKSLGYLSLEEYSLVAEAASRVGINKIKFTGGEPLLRGELPKIINVFREYGSFNDLSLTTNGYLLKNLSSLLREAGLDRLNVSLHTLRPETYKFITGVDAHQRVLQGIDKAIQTGYRQIKINMVVMRGINDSEIPSMIEFAYGKGLVLQLIELHPVGLGKENFGKYYVPLSGVESYLHERAETMMIRKELHNRPIYILDNGVKVEVVRPYNNWRFCMGCTRIRISPIGELFPCINWFGPRPNIRSYIRGLGEREDKIQAVVNAVKKVNKLRRPFYKPPHYQEEAYKMEEM, via the coding sequence TTGATTGACAATTTCGGGCGACCGCTACTGAATCTCAGGGTAATAGTAACGGATGAATGTAATTACCGTTGTCTCTTTTGCCATATAGAAGGAGAACCTTTAGACTCTCCAATTCCTCCAGGAATGGCTAAGAGTTTAGGTTACCTTTCACTGGAAGAATATAGTTTAGTAGCTGAAGCAGCATCCCGGGTGGGGATTAATAAAATAAAATTCACCGGCGGGGAGCCCCTTCTAAGGGGGGAACTACCTAAAATCATAAATGTTTTCAGAGAGTATGGCTCCTTTAATGACTTATCTTTAACCACGAATGGTTATCTCTTAAAAAACCTTAGTAGCCTGTTGAGGGAGGCTGGCCTGGATAGATTAAATGTGAGTTTGCATACTCTTAGGCCAGAGACGTATAAGTTCATAACAGGTGTTGATGCGCATCAAAGAGTGCTGCAAGGGATTGATAAGGCTATACAAACCGGTTACCGGCAAATAAAGATAAACATGGTCGTTATGAGAGGGATAAATGATTCTGAGATACCTAGTATGATAGAATTTGCATACGGAAAGGGCCTAGTTCTACAGTTAATAGAACTTCATCCTGTGGGGCTTGGGAAAGAGAATTTCGGCAAATACTATGTACCTTTAAGTGGAGTTGAAAGTTATCTACACGAAAGAGCTGAAACGATGATGATTAGAAAAGAGTTACACAATAGGCCTATCTATATTCTGGATAATGGTGTGAAAGTAGAAGTAGTCAGGCCGTACAACAACTGGAGATTCTGTATGGGTTGCACGAGAATACGAATCTCCCCTATCGGAGAACTATTCCCTTGTATAAACTGGTTTGGTCCGAGGCCTAATATTAGAAGCTATATTAGAGGCTTGGGAGAAAGGGAAGATAAAATTCAAGCTGTTGTGAATGCTGTAAAGAAAGTGAATAAACTTAGACGTCCGTTTTATAAACCACCTCATTATCAGGAGGAGGCCTATAAAATGGAGGAGATGTAA
- a CDS encoding orc1/cdc6 family replication initiation protein, with amino-acid sequence MDDILDEVFDRTLKKSVFRHRRVLLPDYIPTMLLHRDEEIKRLGLVLAPSLKGEKPSNIFIYGLTGTGKTAVAKYVLDKLVRKAGELGVRTRYVYVNLRQRDTPYRVLADIAESLSVQIPFTGLSTGEVLTRIVKRLNSEEDIILIAVLDEIDFLVKKHGDDLLYKLVRMNSELKSSSISLVGITNNIYFVEHLDARIKSSLGEEELVFSPYKTEQLIDILKNRADEAFASSVLENGVIELCASYAAKEHGDARRALDLLRIAGELADRLGENRVRLEHVKMARVELEKNRLTEITRTLPLHGKLVLLSVIQSTLGGRRYGTTGEIYDIYKKTALDIGLDPVTLRRVSDIISDLDMLGLISARLVSKGRYGKTRVVSLESDVGTIIDVISEEPFLGESPVLDKIRKSLGI; translated from the coding sequence ATGGATGATATACTTGACGAAGTCTTCGATAGAACCCTCAAGAAATCTGTTTTCAGGCACAGAAGAGTACTACTACCGGACTATATACCAACAATGCTTCTCCATAGAGATGAGGAAATTAAGAGACTTGGGTTAGTTCTTGCTCCCAGTTTAAAAGGAGAAAAGCCTAGTAACATATTCATATACGGCCTAACAGGCACTGGGAAAACAGCTGTAGCGAAATACGTTCTAGACAAACTAGTGAGAAAAGCTGGTGAGCTAGGTGTTAGAACTCGATACGTATACGTTAATCTGAGACAGCGGGATACGCCTTATAGGGTTTTAGCTGATATCGCAGAGTCCTTATCCGTGCAAATACCGTTTACTGGTCTGTCAACAGGAGAAGTTCTTACCAGGATAGTTAAGAGGCTTAATAGCGAAGAAGATATCATTCTAATTGCTGTTCTAGACGAAATAGACTTCCTTGTAAAGAAACATGGTGATGATCTGCTTTACAAGCTTGTTCGAATGAATAGCGAGCTAAAGAGTTCAAGTATTTCCCTCGTAGGTATAACTAACAACATATACTTTGTAGAACATTTGGATGCTAGGATTAAAAGTAGTCTAGGGGAAGAGGAACTGGTATTTTCTCCATATAAGACTGAACAACTGATAGATATTTTGAAAAACAGAGCGGACGAGGCTTTTGCTTCAAGCGTCCTAGAGAACGGTGTAATAGAATTATGCGCCTCATATGCAGCTAAAGAGCATGGAGATGCAAGAAGAGCCCTTGACTTACTGCGAATAGCTGGAGAACTCGCTGACAGGTTAGGAGAAAACAGAGTTAGACTGGAACATGTGAAAATGGCAAGAGTAGAATTAGAGAAAAATAGGTTAACTGAGATAACGAGGACTCTCCCTCTTCACGGTAAACTTGTTCTCTTATCCGTAATTCAATCCACACTAGGCGGTAGACGCTACGGAACCACTGGAGAGATATACGATATTTACAAGAAAACGGCATTAGATATAGGACTAGATCCTGTGACGCTAAGGAGGGTTAGTGATATAATTTCTGATCTAGACATGTTGGGCCTCATTTCTGCTAGGCTCGTCAGTAAAGGTAGATACGGGAAAACAAGAGTAGTGTCACTAGAATCCGACGTAGGAACAATTATAGATGTTATAAGCGAAGAACCATTCCTGGGAGAATCTCCTGTGCTTGATAAAATAAGAAAAAGTTTAGGTATATAG
- a CDS encoding DUF99 family protein — translation MPCIIACDDGFVHKVGNAKKGFTLVGCILYKDMFPLDIDFSHIRIDGLDSSSIISGLAIKLIEGKKGCSLVKPTILLDTIIFAGFNIASVNLIKQQTGMDVIAFYPYKPNADLLVDTVFKHLDFPHLRVRLIKSQLAKLTKITTNKGTSYVVSTVEDKYFLNSIVEFYQVYTNLLEPLRTAHMTTSSLSRLFR, via the coding sequence TTGCCCTGTATAATAGCATGCGATGATGGATTCGTTCACAAAGTAGGGAATGCAAAAAAAGGTTTCACTCTAGTAGGATGCATACTCTACAAGGACATGTTCCCTTTAGACATAGACTTTTCTCATATAAGGATCGACGGGTTAGATTCTTCTTCTATAATATCAGGCCTTGCAATCAAGCTAATAGAAGGTAAAAAAGGTTGTTCGCTTGTAAAACCAACTATTCTATTGGATACTATAATTTTTGCAGGATTTAATATTGCCTCTGTAAACCTGATTAAACAGCAAACGGGAATGGATGTTATAGCGTTCTATCCGTATAAACCAAATGCTGATCTTCTAGTTGATACCGTATTTAAACACCTAGATTTTCCCCATTTAAGAGTACGGTTGATCAAGTCCCAGCTGGCTAAACTAACGAAAATAACTACTAACAAAGGAACTTCTTATGTAGTATCTACAGTCGAAGACAAATACTTTTTGAATAGCATAGTAGAATTCTACCAAGTATACACCAATCTCCTAGAACCGCTTAGGACAGCTCATATGACAACTTCGAGTCTATCTAGGCTATTCCGTTGA
- a CDS encoding malate dehydrogenase yields MITIIGAGKVGSSAALFMALEKLDDLMLLDVIDGVPQGQALDLSHALSILGINVRIEGSTDFSAMKGSKLVIVTAGFPRKPGMTREELAAKNAGVIADIAGKIKKYAPDAIVMLTTNPLDAMAYLMYKRLGWDRSRVIGFSGVLDSGRLAYYASRKIGASPSSIVPIVLGMHGQAMFPVPRLSTVGGAPLTTLLDEQSINEIVDETVKAGATITNLRGYSSNYGPGAGLAVMAESILKNQKRVFLASVYLDGEYGVKDVTAGVPVILGRNGVEKIIELPLTEEEKKGFLESVEAIRANLGQVPKEYLS; encoded by the coding sequence ATGATCACAATAATAGGAGCTGGAAAGGTAGGATCCTCTGCAGCATTATTTATGGCTTTAGAGAAACTCGATGATTTAATGTTACTCGATGTTATTGATGGAGTTCCGCAAGGCCAAGCACTCGACTTGTCACATGCACTATCGATCTTAGGTATAAACGTGAGAATAGAAGGATCAACAGATTTCAGTGCGATGAAAGGGAGCAAACTAGTAATAGTTACAGCGGGATTCCCCAGGAAACCTGGTATGACGAGGGAAGAACTCGCGGCTAAAAACGCCGGTGTTATAGCAGATATTGCCGGGAAAATAAAGAAATATGCTCCAGACGCCATTGTAATGCTGACAACCAATCCACTAGACGCTATGGCATATCTAATGTATAAGAGGCTGGGTTGGGACAGATCCCGCGTTATTGGATTTAGTGGAGTATTGGATTCCGGCAGACTAGCATATTATGCTAGTAGAAAAATAGGTGCTTCACCTTCATCAATAGTACCTATAGTCCTAGGTATGCACGGTCAGGCAATGTTCCCTGTTCCTAGACTATCAACAGTTGGAGGAGCACCATTAACCACTCTGCTCGATGAACAATCTATAAACGAAATTGTGGATGAAACCGTAAAGGCAGGTGCTACTATCACCAACCTAAGAGGTTACAGTAGCAATTATGGTCCAGGAGCAGGACTTGCTGTTATGGCGGAGTCTATTCTAAAGAATCAGAAGAGGGTATTCCTTGCAAGCGTTTATCTAGATGGGGAATACGGAGTAAAGGATGTAACAGCAGGAGTCCCCGTTATACTAGGAAGGAATGGTGTTGAAAAGATAATCGAGCTACCCTTGACAGAAGAAGAGAAGAAAGGTTTCCTAGAGAGCGTAGAAGCTATAAGAGCAAACCTAGGTCAAGTGCCAAAGGAGTATCTAAGCTAA
- a CDS encoding AIR synthase family protein — MEDEFISVGKVPYSILQKILDLNSVSERKEVIVGPSLGEDAAVIRIDDTDYVIVVHTDPITEAFSKLGWLSINVAANDIAVTGARPSWFTVTILMPPGSIGKDIINLASEISSAARSLGGVVVGGHTEVSPGISKPILITTAIGVTNTNTFIRTGGAKPGSFVFQVKPAALEGTAIIGHDFYDKLISRGVPEHIIVNARGFINEISIVEPAVALAEKRLVESMHDPTEGGLIGGLIELARASNVSLNIEDSKIIVRKETMIISEALNINWMKLVSSGAIIGTLKPEYVDEASNIAEKTGFEFSIIGKVLRYSGFDVFLEKEDKFYNGYIRDEISGLFDK; from the coding sequence ATGGAGGATGAGTTCATTAGTGTAGGGAAGGTACCCTATTCTATTCTTCAAAAAATACTTGATCTAAATTCTGTTAGTGAGAGAAAGGAAGTTATCGTCGGTCCTAGTTTAGGTGAGGATGCAGCTGTTATTCGTATAGATGATACTGATTATGTCATAGTGGTTCACACAGACCCCATAACAGAAGCCTTCTCGAAGTTAGGTTGGCTATCGATTAACGTTGCTGCAAACGATATTGCTGTTACTGGAGCCCGGCCATCCTGGTTTACTGTAACCATCTTAATGCCGCCGGGTTCCATCGGTAAGGATATTATTAACTTGGCTAGTGAAATCTCCTCGGCAGCCCGTAGTTTGGGAGGTGTAGTAGTGGGAGGGCATACAGAGGTTTCTCCTGGAATAAGCAAACCCATACTAATAACTACAGCTATAGGAGTAACTAATACAAACACGTTCATAAGGACTGGGGGGGCTAAACCAGGAAGCTTTGTTTTCCAAGTAAAGCCTGCTGCACTAGAGGGAACTGCAATAATAGGTCATGATTTTTATGATAAATTAATTTCTCGAGGAGTACCTGAGCATATAATAGTCAATGCTAGGGGATTCATTAATGAAATAAGTATTGTGGAGCCGGCTGTTGCTCTAGCTGAAAAAAGACTTGTTGAGTCTATGCATGATCCAACAGAGGGAGGCCTGATTGGTGGTTTAATAGAACTTGCTAGAGCTTCAAATGTTTCACTTAATATCGAAGATAGTAAAATCATTGTCAGAAAAGAGACTATGATTATCTCTGAGGCATTAAACATTAATTGGATGAAACTAGTTAGTAGTGGAGCTATAATTGGGACGTTAAAGCCTGAATACGTTGACGAGGCGTCGAATATTGCTGAGAAAACGGGCTTCGAGTTTTCTATTATAGGAAAGGTTTTAAGATATTCCGGATTTGACGTCTTTCTGGAAAAAGAAGATAAATTCTATAACGGCTATATCAGAGACGAGATATCAGGATTATTCGACAAATGA
- a CDS encoding TatD family hydrolase — protein sequence MKCSYADPHLHPNPIKGLGGEKIAFKSKKAGIWFLGFLSLPPWDYGLEPSLHNYEKVMEMITKECRKALNIGIQVKCFSGFHPAEIDRLIDHYRLKPLEVLEMGVKILSIIKNKCVNGELDGIGEVGHQHYKTFPDRALISHQILEKALEISGDYECPIQMHLENNEHSTVAIIHETIMKTVGKPSRRIIFHHSKPSMAIQAYEKGYMSTVPGVKKPLLEYLFSRIPPVYMLESDFVDDNRGFSTVYPWIAVEMQESLLHEGKVDEEYLCKINLDIPREVFSI from the coding sequence ATGAAATGCAGTTATGCGGATCCACATTTACACCCAAATCCTATAAAGGGACTAGGGGGGGAGAAAATAGCTTTTAAATCGAAAAAGGCGGGTATATGGTTTCTAGGTTTTCTGAGTCTTCCTCCATGGGACTATGGTTTAGAACCTAGCCTACATAATTATGAGAAAGTTATGGAAATGATAACCAAGGAATGTAGAAAAGCCTTAAATATAGGTATCCAAGTAAAATGCTTCTCTGGTTTTCATCCCGCTGAAATTGATAGGCTTATAGATCACTACAGGCTCAAACCGCTTGAAGTACTCGAAATGGGGGTGAAAATTCTTAGTATAATAAAAAACAAGTGTGTTAATGGAGAACTAGACGGTATTGGTGAAGTCGGCCATCAGCACTACAAGACTTTTCCAGATAGAGCATTAATATCCCACCAAATACTAGAGAAAGCTCTTGAGATTTCGGGTGACTATGAATGTCCTATTCAGATGCACTTAGAAAACAACGAGCATTCTACTGTTGCTATAATTCACGAAACAATTATGAAAACTGTGGGGAAGCCTAGTAGAAGGATAATATTCCATCACAGTAAACCCTCAATGGCAATCCAAGCATACGAAAAAGGATACATGTCTACAGTGCCGGGAGTAAAGAAGCCTCTTCTAGAGTATTTATTCAGCCGGATTCCTCCAGTATACATGCTGGAAAGCGACTTCGTTGATGATAATAGAGGGTTCAGTACTGTTTATCCATGGATTGCCGTTGAAATGCAGGAATCCTTATTACATGAGGGTAAGGTTGACGAGGAATACTTATGTAAGATAAACTTGGATATTCCCCGTGAAGTGTTTAGTATTTAG
- a CDS encoding VWA domain-containing protein yields MNVIGVKKERERSLLEGLDISDPLKKYRGSRIVRIARKISESKTGYPSVKISLELAEEVYYAFFIPYPIFRSNLSFDEKDFYYRYVILSTLLGSESFQKAKVYTIADPVASTVAASIFLHNLVLELQKQAGFPGEGGYSRKGEQSSMSSSKDEGEPKNIEDQKLKKAVESSLNKTVKSVKATKELAAFVKSFTSGLSSIMTLEDAVPELVRMAEKSDVKQLLDNLSGFDMGKVRFSRIIDRSTKGEIIGLESGTDLERLHPSQLALPEIMFLANFANQNMLLYEKGLPARQGPVYVLLDKSGSMTGKKMIWAKTVTLTLFKRAISESRWFMIRFFDSVPYPLYKISPRAKGREVVKLIDYMMRVKPQGGTDISRAIRTAVQDVVETKQKRLKPGDIVLITDGEDRINTVDIKKTLGKANLNLVAVMISGDNESLRQASDYYMKAYKLSDKEALKVVYYKREH; encoded by the coding sequence ATGAATGTAATTGGAGTCAAGAAAGAAAGGGAAAGAAGCCTTCTTGAAGGCCTAGATATAAGTGATCCCCTGAAAAAATACAGGGGATCACGCATCGTTAGAATCGCGAGGAAAATAAGTGAATCAAAAACAGGCTATCCTAGCGTGAAGATTTCACTAGAACTAGCAGAAGAAGTGTACTATGCTTTCTTCATACCTTACCCCATTTTCAGAAGCAACCTAAGCTTTGATGAGAAAGATTTCTATTACCGGTATGTTATCTTAAGCACTTTGCTAGGTAGTGAATCCTTTCAAAAAGCTAAGGTATATACAATAGCAGATCCAGTAGCCTCTACTGTAGCAGCCTCCATCTTCCTCCATAATCTAGTCCTTGAACTACAGAAACAAGCCGGCTTCCCCGGTGAAGGAGGCTACTCTAGAAAGGGAGAACAATCCTCAATGTCTAGTTCTAAGGATGAAGGTGAGCCGAAGAATATAGAAGATCAGAAGCTGAAAAAAGCAGTTGAATCCTCGTTAAATAAGACAGTGAAGTCTGTTAAAGCTACTAAAGAACTGGCAGCATTCGTTAAGAGCTTCACTTCGGGATTATCGTCTATAATGACGTTAGAGGATGCTGTACCAGAACTAGTCAGAATGGCGGAGAAAAGTGATGTAAAGCAATTACTAGATAATCTTTCAGGGTTTGATATGGGAAAGGTTAGATTTTCAAGGATAATTGATAGGTCAACTAAGGGTGAAATAATAGGTCTTGAATCCGGAACAGATCTAGAGAGGCTTCATCCTTCACAACTAGCGTTACCTGAAATCATGTTCTTAGCTAATTTCGCTAATCAGAACATGTTATTGTATGAGAAGGGATTACCAGCCAGGCAAGGCCCTGTATACGTATTGCTCGATAAAAGTGGGAGCATGACTGGGAAGAAAATGATATGGGCTAAAACTGTGACACTAACGTTATTTAAGAGAGCCATATCCGAGAGTAGATGGTTTATGATAAGATTCTTTGACAGCGTCCCATATCCGTTATATAAAATTAGTCCTAGAGCTAAGGGGAGAGAAGTTGTTAAACTCATAGATTATATGATGAGAGTGAAACCACAGGGTGGTACTGATATATCAAGAGCCATAAGGACAGCTGTGCAAGATGTCGTGGAGACTAAGCAGAAAAGACTCAAGCCTGGCGATATAGTCTTGATAACTGATGGTGAGGATAGAATTAATACTGTTGATATAAAGAAAACCTTAGGTAAAGCTAACCTGAATCTTGTAGCGGTAATGATTAGTGGAGATAACGAAAGTCTAAGACAAGCCTCTGACTACTATATGAAAGCCTATAAACTTAGTGATAAGGAAGCCTTGAAGGTAGTCTACTATAAAAGAGAGCACTAA